Below is a window of Equus quagga isolate Etosha38 chromosome 1, UCLA_HA_Equagga_1.0, whole genome shotgun sequence DNA.
TAAGGGGAGAAGTTATATGATTGGGAGCAAATTTAAGATGTAAGCAAGAAAGATTAACTAAAGGAGCAGGATTTCTATTACAATCTGTTCTCTTAAATAGGTAAAATACATGTATTACTAGCACTCTGTATAATCAATAAACCATTTCTCCCAAGTTAGTACAATGCCAAACTTTCAGCTTTAACCCAATCTGAAATAAACATCATACATATCAAATTGGTGAGATTTAAGTGTACCATCAATATTAACCATAACCATTTTCACAAAACACATCCTATGAAAGCATCAAGAATCCATTTTTAGGGGGTCAgcgcagtggcatagtggttaagttcatgtgctccacttaggcagcctggggttcgctggtttggaccccgggcatggacctacacactcctcatcaagccatgctgaggcagcatcccacatagaagaactaggacttacaactagggtatacaactacgtactggggctttggggagaaaaaaaaagaggaagcttggcatagatgttagctcagggccaatcttccttaccaaaaaaagcatacttaaaaaaaaaagaatccactcCACTTTTTTGCACATACATAGAACATAGTGAAACATAGAGAAAATTATATAACTATATGTAGAAATGTTGATGGACAGTAAAAAAGATCATTTTGGTCATGCTCTTTATAgcttagcaaatatttttccattctctcttttccctcttttccctcttttgctCAGAGGAACTTTTGCTGTTTCAAAAACAATGCACCCCAGGCCCATGCAGTGTTTAAGTCAAACTACCAAACTGGCAGAAAATAAGACCTTCTGGAGGATGTCCGGGTGGTCCCATCCCACCTAAGTGgactttcctcctcctcaggaCTGAGCATACCGTGGTCTTTTCTAAGCATGAATATGGGAGAGTTATTTTTTCTCATGAGTACTTTTGAGCAATGCCAACTTCTTTAAGCAACCTTCCCTAGTCACCAGGACACGAATCAGTCAAATATTGCAGATGAACTCAGCAATGCAATCAAAACTAGTAAATCAGGGTGAACTGTTGTGTCAGGAAGAATTTGATTAGAATGAAACTGCTCCCTGCATTTCTTAAATCCAAACCGGTCATTAAACTCGGATTAAATTATGCTTATTCCAGAACATGAGGATCTGTTTGAGAAACAGAGTTTAGATAACAAGGAACAGAACATAGCAACCATGTTTGCTATGATctgtataaagaaaaacaattgcaGGCCTGCTGGCTAATaactaattaaaaatacattgcaTTTGAAGAGTGATTTTGTTAACTCGCCCTTATATTATTGGCCTGAACAAAGTATTGGCTGATAAACAGATtgtaattttgtatatttgtcaATTCAAGGCCCTAGAAACAAAAGACCCAGCCTCCTACCTAGGAAACCATAACCCAGGAGCGGTagaaaaatagtacaaaaataaCTACTGAAATTATCCTTAGAAAGGCAAGCATatattcataaaagcaaaaagtggaaaagaatttTCAATAATGTCTGCTGTTACCTCACAAACTTATCCAAGTGAATCATgaataattatttgattaaagAATAAACAGCCAATGTAAAGCACAGCAGTATTACAGTTCGCAATGGTGGAACTGACCAGGGAGGAGTACTCAAGTCAGCTTATCTTCTCACTCTGTGGCTCTCTTTTTGgaatgaagagaagggaaaacttGGTTTCTAAAAGCGcccaaccaaaacaaaacaaagtaacagCCTGCGATGAACTTGAAGCCGGTACTCAACGGatactgtagatattcaataagaacatgattgccttttgGCCTTGTtatgaatcttgtcaatttgctgttttctggtTCACTTTGAGGGGTGACTTAGTCTTGAGGATTTTTAAGTTTGttctgcagaagaaagagaatgccttcagggaGCTTGCGATGACCGTGGCCAGACCCGAGTAGCTGTTGTGTATTGTCCAAAGGCTTATCCcaagtgacccctttgtttctcacaagctcctcctgcccagccccttagctctataagccccccccccccccccccccccccccccccccccccccccccNNNNNNNNNNNNNNNNNNNNNNNNNNNNNNNNNNNNNNNNNNNNNNNNNNNNNNNNNNNNNNNNNNNNNNNNNNNNNNNNNNNNNNNNNNNNNNNNNNNNCGCTTTTTGCTCTGGCGATGTCGCATTTGAGTAACCCATGCTCCCTTTTCGTTTAGGCCAACTAGAATGGGGCCTTAATCCATCTCCGtgcaccaatgtctcagtgtttggcttgctggACATCAGGCACgcgaatttgagattaagaggttcagtatcaagCTTAATTTAAAAGCTTGGGAAAATTTGATGGGAGCCGCCTATATATGAACTCtcgtttttaaaaataggacagGGAGTGACACTTTACGTTAAACTACATAGATTGCAGGAAGAGTTAAGCAAGAAGGATATTGCGCACATCCTTTTTAAGCTGAAAATGTATTTCGTAAAATGGTCATTTCCATTTTTGAGCATCCTTTCGCTGAGCCAGCAAATGACGGCGTCGCAGGGTCGCCGGCGGGCAGACACCGAGGGCAGAGGCATTCTGCTGGCTCTGTGGCGTTTCACTACGGTGGAGCGGGAAGACCGGCGACCAGGGCTGCTGGCGGGACCCCCGCCAAGAGCCGGAGGCGAGGCCGGAGGCGTGTAGGTGCAGCCGGCGGCGTGCAGGGCGCAGGGGCAGCGCCGGCGCACCGCGGTCGCACGTGGACGCCCTGGCCCTGAGTGGGGCGGGGCGGCCCCGGGTCGCAGGCTGATGACGCGCCGGGGCCGGCAAGGGAGCCGCCACTTCCTGGAGCCGCCGGCCGGGGCCGCTCGCCGCACTCAGCGCCGGAGCCGGGAGCCCGCGGCCGCCGCCATGTCCCACCAGACCGGCATCCAAGGTAACGGCGCCCGGCGCGGCCCGTGGGGAAGGGGCTCCCGGAAGGCCCAGCCGGGCCGGGCCGGCTGCGGGTCGGGCAGGGCCGGAGTCGGGCCGGGAGCGCGGGGAGGCGGTCTCGCGGGGCGAGCCGGGCCTTGGCGCCTTTCCGCGCTCCCGTGTCCCGGGTGCTCCCGGCCCGCGTCCCTCCCAGCCCGGCCCGGCCGCCGCCACGTTGCAGACGGACCCGAAATTCGCAGGAGCGAAGGAACTCGGTTTGCGAGGCGGCGGTGGTGAAGGGGGCGTGCCTTCCCCAGTCCCCGACCTGAGCCCGACTTTGCCCATTTTCAGCCCGTAGGGAGGACCTGGAGCCGTAGAGGCGACTGGGGCTCCTTTTGCTGTCGAGAGACAGGCAAAGTTTCCTTTTCACGGTCCAAAGGAGACTGTTAGAGGATTTTGATTATAAAAACAAAGTtgataggattaaaaaaaaattctagcaagGGTACTTCCCAAACTCTTCCGCATTTCCTTCCAAAATGGGAAGATGAACTGTGTTCTGAGAAATCCTGAGTATGGGgagttttgatctttttcttagGGACTCCCCAGGGAACTGAAAAGTCTGATCTGCGTGGCTGCATTTAATCACCCCAAGCTGCCAGTTTAATGTGCAGTTATATCTGACCTCCATTATTTCCCGGTTTGAAAATGAACAGTCTGGAAGTGCTCACCTCATCAGAATCAAATAGTATATCCCGGGGTTACTCGTGATCACTTAACGAGTTCTAATGTAAACCCAAGCTCTTCCTGTTCGTAGACAACGAATCTTTTCCCCAGATGAGCACTTAATTGTGTTTTGTTCTTAAGGGTCCTTGACAGCACCCCACACCGCCCCCTGCACACACAAACAGAAGCCAAGTAGTCTCAAATCTATAAGCATTGTTTTATTTGTCCGCGTTGGTTTTGGTATTTAAATATGTTAAGTACTGACTTTCAAGCTTGAGCCTTATAGCAGGCACTACTTAAATAGTGGTTCTTGCTGTCAGTATGCAACCCAAGAACGAAATTTGAAGCTTTAATCGGAACACAAGTTTGAgttattaaatgtatatttgcTCAGTGAACTTACTCCGGCTTTTCGAGAAatacaaattggaaaaatataaccAGAAGTATAAGATTGCATgcattttattgactttttctttaattaggATAGGATAtctatttattgttgtttttaatgagaaaatgtagaaaatgatTTAATGAAGCTGTCTTTGTTTACCATAAGCTTGAAATCGGACTAGAAGAGAATGAAAGCAGATTTTCAGAGTTTTTCAAACAAGCAGTAAAGGTGTTTTTCAGAATTGTAATTTGTTCATTATTGGGTTTGAATAACTTTATTCACTCCCGTGTTACTTCTGCTATGGAATTATCTTGCTAAAACAGGTTAGAATTAGtattaatatagttttaaaatatattattatttgtatttcttagcTGCATACAACGTTATACctttaagttttataatttaagtTACTGATAAGAGGATGCTACATactcaagatttttttctctgttacaggtcattttttcctcatttaagtAGCATTAGAAAGTATTAATACATAAGTAtaaaaaataggttttttttttaatctctttccaCAGCAAGTGAAGATGTTAAAGATATTTTTGCCAgagcaagaaatggaaaatacagaCTTCTGAAAATATCTATTGAAAATGGTTagttaaacatattaaaatattgtttgtCCTTGGATTATTGGgtgttatatttttaatcttctaagTTGTTGTCAGTGATTTGAACTATTAAGTAATGTGAAGCAAGTTCAAAGCTTGCCTTTAGGTAACTTGGCTCCTATACATTTTGAGCGTGTCGCGTGGGCCCTTGCTTGCCTTCTGAATTCTGTAGCtaacaaggaaacagaaagatgCTGTTTTTCATGTGacatcttcctctttcatttttttgtggctCAGTTTCTGCACCACAATCCATTTCTAATGTCAGTGCTTCCATCTCTGGAATGGAAATCAGTAAACAGGTGATTATCCAAAAAAATAGTTACTTGTGAATTGTTCTTCAGTAAAGTTAGTTTTGAAGTTGAAACAAAGGATTTCAACTCTCCCATTTTCTCCACTCGATTGCAAATCTATGCTGCAGAAATGATTCCCCTTTCTTGTTTTAGGAAAGTTCTGAGAATGTAACAAACTAAATTGATCCtttcaaaataattctgtaaGCAAGGAAACTGGTTAGGTGGCAGAGTCTTTTCATTTGGGCAGATCTGAATTTGAACAATTAGTATTATAACTACTTGATCACAAATGAATGTTAAAATATTCCATTggcctaattttttaaataccttgAAATACTTGGCTTTGCAAAGATTACTTGTTCTTTTGTAAACTGGAAGTAAATCTAACTTGCTTTCCATTTTCTACTGATATAATTAAGAATACCAGAATAGTTAGAAAAATATGCAGTTGTTCTACCTATATTACCACACTTTAACAGGAATAAACATATATCGTAAAACagcatattttagaaatattgagctaaaattttaaatgccatCACTTCCCGACTAGTTAAGAAACTAAATGAAAAGTTAGTTTATCTAATTAGCATCtctacagaaggaaaatgacaccagtccttaaatcattattttctggttttagtttatttttgttttgagaaaattttttaaataaggatatTGGAAAGAGTAAATAATATAACAAGTATGTCCATCTCCCCTTAAATTAATAACTGCTAACATTTTATCACATCTGcttcaagtctttttttaaatttaatgtttttgtgATATAAGAGCATCCCCTTTAAACAATTTCACTTCCGAACCTCCTTCGCCTGAGGAAGTTATGTTAGTTTTTATATTTGTGCaatctattttttgtatgtatccCTAAGTAGCATATAGTGTTGTTTTGAGTTTTTAAGTACACGTAAACTGATATCTTATTCggcatctttcctttttctgtaaacattatttttgtaattagtTTTGATAGAGAACtcactgtcttttaaaatatgaatagaatTTTATCATATGACTATGCCACATAGTATATGCCGTTCTCTTATTAATGAAAATTTAGACTATTTTCAGTTTCCCCTGTTACTgtatagtgctgcagtgaacacctttgtgtgtgtctgtgtgtgtgtgtgtgtgtgtgtgtgtatatatatgtatatatgcaggAGACTTTATGCAGAGTACTTCACAATTTTACTTGACTGCCAAATAGCGCCTCAAAGTACCTGGACCAGTTTATGCTTCtgggcaaattttaaaatttgtggcCTTATGGTCAAATAGGAAGTAAACCtggttttatttaatatttcttactATACAATTCAATGTTAATTTCAGAAATTCTACCTTTGAGTAGTAGTAcggttatttaaatatattttgttgataatttatAGGAtgaacattttggaaaacagaatatAATCACCCATTCTTCAGCCATCCATTTCAACTGTGATCATGTTTATATGTTCCTTTCTCCTGTTTTTATGTATGTAACATTTTAACCATGCTAGTCATAAAATCtttgtatctatttttaatactgctttatatcataattattttctatgttgCAACTTTTTGCTTTCAACCTTTTGTGTGAATGATGGTAATTAGGAAATaactgtatattaattttttcttctattctttattACTCTACCATTAGGAAATaactgtatattaattttttcttctattctttattACTCTACCATTTGATATTTCAACCCTTTCATGTATCTTTTAAAACTTGTTCTTCGTAGAGGAACTTGTGATTGGATCATGTAGTCAGCCTTCAGATTCCTGGGATGAGGATTATGATTCCTTTGTTTTACCCCTGCTGGAGGACAAACAACCGTGCTATATATTATTCAGGTTAGATTCTCAGAATGCCCAGGGATATGAATGGATATTCATTGCGTGGTCTCCAGATCATTCTCATGTAAGTCATTTTTTTGTAACTTGTTTAACATTAAATGCTAGaaaatttcttctgaaatattcCTAGACCAAGAGAATGTTTAGAAGCAATAGTTACTTCTCATAGAAGGGAATAATTATGGGGAAAAAACTCTTGGATTGATAATTTGTAATCAGAAGTAATGTGCTTAGATTCAGAAGTCTTGCTCTTGAAATCAGTAGAgttattactgattttttaatttaaaagtttgtgGCAATTATAAATGACTCTATGGACCTCTGAAGAATAAAGCTAATGACTTTGAGAGTAGTAATTGTAATAATTCTGATGACTAATTGAACATCGTATTAAGTATTAATAGCTACCATTCAAATGATGGGCATATACACAAACAAGTTAGGAAAGTTAGTAGACTGACTAAATAAAACAAACGACAAAATTAATATATGGATACTGGCCAATATTTTAAAGGTTAATCCTCTTGTTTCTTATTAAAGTTATCTAGATATCATTCTCAAAAGTCATCCCTCTTTAATTCCCTATATCCTGTCTGAAAGAAATACTGATTTGACCATGTAGGATTATGAAGTGATTTCTATTGGTTGGCAGTTATCTTTAGTAGTTTTCTGTAGGTGCTAGTAGACTCTTTAATAGCAATATATAATTCCTTCGTCTTTCTGTCCTTCATAGAGTGGTATATGCCATCAGTGTGCCGTGAATATTTGATACTTAAACACCGTAATTAGTAATATCTGATGTACATTTGATTTAAGTAAAATTTCAGTATCGAGGTTACTTCATTTCAGTGATGTTTCCTCTTCATATTATAAAGTAgtattttatgtagttttttaattcttgaactcattttataatttgaaaaatgagtaagttttttaatttagatttttttcactttttgaaaaaatatgacTTATAAATTGAAATTACCTTAATAGCTATTGATATTTTAGATGCTCCTGTTATTATGGTTATTTGTATACACATATTTTAGCATTTTACAATGACTTCAGCTTGATCACAGTTTATTGTATTGTTAATGTGCTTGAAGATTTTAATACTTTCAGAAAATGCTATCTTTTAGAATGATagttttcatctataaaaatgagtaaacttTCACAACTTATTAGGTTCGTCAAAAAATGTTGTATGCAGCAACAAGAGCAACTCTGAAAAAGGAGTTTGGAGGTGGCCACATTAAAGATGAACTATTTGGAACAGTAAAGGTACCAAACTTAACACTTTTATGTGGATTCTATATGTTGCAGTTAAAATGATTGAAGAAGTCCTAGGTAATGGGGAATTGATGTGAATTCAGATTGGCGAATCTGTAAACataagaataagagagaaaatattgttGTATTTTGTGTGATATACAAGTTAACTAAAACATTATacttatccttttaaaatatgtttgaatcTCCTTGATTAGACCTCAAAAACTAGAATACAGACTTCAAAAACTAAGATATACCTTGGAGATGATGTAGTTCAACCCCTCATCTAGTTCAACCTTTGCATTTTAAGgatggggaaacaggctcagaaaaatGACAGACTACTTGAAAGAGAGAGTAGGTTTTAGATGTTTTGGACACAGATATCCATGTTGTGGAAGCAGTGACTGTATTACTTAAACCAGAAGATAGAGGCAGCAGTTTATTGATAAGTAATTGGGATAATTCGttgattaattaataaatttagttaaattaTGATTAAGAATTTACtttgttataaaatttatatggtaaatacatgtatttgtacataaacacacaaattaaGATCAAAATACAGTTTTTGACCAGGTGTTGTTTAGCGCTTTGATTCTGTTTCAGAAGGTAATACAAGCTAGTGCATGGAGCACAGGCCTAGCTGGAGTGCCTTGCTTCTTCCCCTTTCATTGTGAGCTGGCCTGGTGTCTCAGTCTTCCAAACCACAAAATGtggatgaaattttttttctggaattttttttcttttaaataagaacaATAATCATTTTCTATGAATAATTATAGAGAAATTATGTGAATTATAATACAGAGTTCGTAATCTGAATATGTTGATTATTGAATAATTATAAGGCAGGCTTCCCCAGAATGTTAATTATAATTGTCCTACAGACTGAAGCATGACCAGGTTCATCATGTAGCTGGCATCACGACTACCGCACTCATACAAAAGATTTAGTAATTATAAAACTTGAGGAAATGAAGAGTAGATACTCCCCTTAAAAATTTCTGAAACCTATAGAatagaggatttaaaaaaaaatgagacgaAATAGTAACATTCTTGCTACTATTTATTTTcagttgatattttcttttctgttaaataaataattttgtttccctAAAGTAACCTCACTGAGGTTTTACTTCTAAAAAATAACTCATAATAGTCCATTTCTGTGCTTATAGGAAGATGTGTCATTACatggatataaaaaatatttgctgtcaCAGTCTTCTCCTGCCCCATTGACTGCAGCTGAGGAAGAATTACGACAGATTAAAATTAATGAGGTAAAATTACAACTTTGAAACTCTTGCAAGATTTTAagtgtttgaaaatatatttttaattaataggtATAGAGGTAACTAGA
It encodes the following:
- the TWF1 gene encoding twinfilin-1, whose product is MTRRGRQGSRHFLEPPAGAARRTQRRSREPAAAAMSHQTGIQASEDVKDIFARARNGKYRLLKISIENEELVIGSCSQPSDSWDEDYDSFVLPLLEDKQPCYILFRLDSQNAQGYEWIFIAWSPDHSHVRQKMLYAATRATLKKEFGGGHIKDELFGTVKEDVSLHGYKKYLLSQSSPAPLTAAEEELRQIKINEVQTDVSVDTKHQTLQGVAFPISREAFQALEKLKHRQLNYVQLEIDIKNEIIILANTANTELKDLPKRIPKDSARYHFFLYKHNHEGDYLESIVFIYSMPGYTCSIRERMLYSSCKSPLLEIVERQLQMDVIRKIEIDNGDELTADFLYEEVHPKQHAHKQSFAKPKGPAGKRGIRRLIRGPAETEATTD